Below is a genomic region from candidate division KSB1 bacterium.
AGAGCCGTGAATCAAGCTGATGTCGCCGTCGTTCCATTCCCTGAGCGCGGCTTCCCAGCTGGCCTGGTCAGGGTAATCCTGGCGCTTCGGTTTCGGAACAAAGGAGTTGTCGTAGAAGCCCTCGGAGGTTACCCAGCTCGCGGGGTCCATAATGTCGCCGACGCCGTTGTACGCCAGCGCATTGACCTGCCCGCGCGTGTAGTTACAGAAGAAGAGCTCGGCTTTTCCGTCGCCGTTGATGTCCCCGAGGACGTTGTTGAAGGTCGCTCCGCCGGCTGCCTCGCGAATCTTCGCCACGTGGTGCGGGTTACGCGGATCGAGCGCTGCGAGTCCGCCCTCTGTGACGCGAGGCACGTTGACCAGAAACACCCAGCCCGGCGTGTCGTACATGGCTCCCATCAACTCTTCCGCGCCGTCGCCATCGATATCGTAATGGCCTACGCTGACGTAGAACACACCGTCGGGCCCGGTGGTGTCCAGACGAACGGTGCGGAAGGTGAAGGAATCCGGCTTGACGGCGTCAAACAGGACGATCTTGCAGAGGTCCCACGGGAGGAAGACAGGCTCGAGGACACCGTCGCCGTCGTAGTCCGCGGCGATGGCGCCCACAGGAGAGCCGCCGATGCCCATCTGGGCACGGTCCCAATAGCCCTCCATCTTCGTTACGGGGAAGCCACTGGCAAGCGTCCCGTCCACGCAGGAGACAATGGTGAAGAAATCAGCGTTTCTGCCTGTTCCGGACCCGTTGGAGGGGAGGAGGAGCTCCTGGTGCCCGTCGCCGTCCACGTCCGCAATCCAGATGTGCTCTGTGGCGTTGGTATTGGTGATTTCCGGGCTGATTTGGTTGTCGGGCAGGATGAAGGTGGGGCCACCCTCCGGTGCACCGAAACCGTTGTCGTTACCATTCCACTCGAAGAAATAGAAGCCCACGCTATCGGCGTGTGGGCTGGTACCAACAGCCCCTCCCATGTGGAAGATGACTTCCTCGATGCCGTTGCCGTCGAAATCGCCCACGACCACATGGCGAGGCTGGCTGCCTGTGTAGACGGCTTTCGCGGTGCTGTCCACGAAGATCAGCTCCAGCGTGTTGTCGCCGACCACCTCATAGCCGACGATACGCCCGGAGTATTGCGTAGCGAAAATCTCTTTCTTCCCGTCGCGGTCCACGTCGGAGCCAGCCCAGAAGCCGCGCGGATTCCCCTTGATCGGGTCATTGGGATCTTCCTGCGGTGTGGGATCGTGCCATACGGCCTGGACACCGAAGTTCGGGAGCGGCTCATGCTCCACAATGATGAGCCCTTCGGGGTCGGCGCTGCCGGCAAAGCCGATCGCAACCTCCCGGCGGCCGTCCATGTCGAAGTCTCCGGTGCAGACGTCCTGGAAGCGCTGGGCGACCTGGAAGATCGCGTACACCCGCCAGTTCGCCGGGTCGGCAACGTCTCCGTTGTCGCCTCCTATGTACTCGATGTCGTAAAGGGTTCTATCGTCGCGGGAGGCGATGTAGATGTCGCGCCCGTCGTGGCCGGGACCTGTGAAGTCCTGGTCACCGATGTCGGCGCCGGCCAGGCGGGATCCTAAGGCGGCGATCGGGTGGACGTGCGAGGAGTCCATCTCCGCGATCTCGCCGGGGTTGGTGATGATGAAGACGAGCCCGGTGTCCGAATAGGTCGGGTACACCAGTTCAGCGAAGCCGTCGTTATTGAAGTCGTAGCTCAAGAGGCTTCGCAGCGAGACGCCGTCGGCATAGGGGGCGGTGAGCTTTCGGTAGAAGCGGACAGCATACGAATCCGGGGCCGTGTTCTCGAAGACGATGAGACCATTGTAGTCGTACTCGCCCACCGCAAAATCCCAGTAGCCATCGTTATCGAAGTCGCCGATGGCCAGCCCCCAGGGGCTGTAGCCAATGGTGCTGTCGCGCATCTCGACCTTGAAGTCCGGGAAGCTGATGTCGCCGGTGGTTTCCTCGAGGACCCAGATCTCATCTAGGCGGGTCTCCAGGACAATCAGCTCGTTCTTGCCGTCCTTGTCGAGGTCCCAGGTGGCCACGGGGGCATCGATGTCGGCTCCGACGCCGTTGTGCAGGTCAATCTCGCTGGTGGGGAAATCCGGGAGGGGGTACCCTTCAATCGTCGGGTCCACTTCGAAGAAGCGCAATCCATTCTGCCCGGCGACTGCGTTCAGGCAAACGATGACCTCAATCAGCCCGTCGTTGTCGGCGTCGCCGTAGCCTGCGCCGTACTCGTAATTGCAGTCAGCAGCGCGGTAGTGCCAGACGACCTCGAGGCGATCATTATCAGCCCGCTCGTAAATGTAGAAATCGGCCCCGCCGCTGCCGTCTTCGGCATCGCAGGCGACCAAGATCTCCGGCGCCCCGTTGTCGTTGAGGTCCGGCAAGTACACCAGGTCCCATACGGTCCGTACGGGGTCGGGCATCGCCGTCCCGAAGATCTTGACGAACTTGTTCTGGCCGTTCTCGGCTGCCCACGCCCAGCTGCCCCCCACGAGCGCCGTCATCACCAGCGCCAAAACTGCTGCCGTTCCGCGACGACTACTCATGGCTGCCTCCTCTGCGTTTCGACCTCCCGATTCTTCACAATCAAGTGCGTTTCTTTCCCGCTATCACCTCCTCTCATCGTGGATTGGGACGCCTGTTGAACTTACTCCCCCTCGTCAGACGGACGCGTTTTACGGGCGCGCAATCTTACACAAGTTTGTATTGTTTGTCAAGGCCAAATCCGCTTGGGCTTGATCGTCTCCGCTCGGATGAGAGACGGTGCGGCAGGAGGACATGACCCGCGGGACGGATGTACGCTCCCGCGCCGGCTCAAGGGGTCCCTCGCGACGAGTGGTCCATTTGAATTGAGCGAAGAAGCGGACAGCCCCTCACCGATCGGCCCGCTTCGCCGACCAGGGGAGTCGCGGTAACCTCTCCTCGCTCCCCGGATCTCGTCCAGGTGGTGCGGGACGAGTCCCCGCCGCCTCGCTGCGACACAGGATCCAATCTATCGGGTGTCCAGATCGAAGGCTCTCGCCAAGAGGTGGCTCGCTATTCTCCGGGTGGTAGCGGACATCGGGTAGTTGGGAAGATCCTGTGGCCGTACCCAGGCTACGCGCTGATACCGACGCGGGCTTGCGTTGCCCGACGTGTACAGGCAATGGTAGACGTAGAGGCGTACTTGCAGATGGCTGTAACGGGCGGTCAAAAACAGAAGGGGTCCGCGGATCACTACCTCCAACCCTACCGCGGCTTGGATCTCCCGGAGGAGAGATTCCTCGAAGCTTTGGTTGCCTCGTCGAGGGCCACCTGGGAATTCCCACAGGCCGCCCAAGAGGCTGCGTTCGTCCCGCTGGACGATTAGTAGCTCTTGTTCCTTCCAGATGACGCCAGCTACCTGATCTTCGACGGGAACGGCCGGACGTTCCTTCCGCGCCGGAAATGCCTCCGCTCTCCCGCTCTTGTGCCCTTGGCACCAGGAGATCAGCGGGCACGCCTCGCACCGAGGGTTTCGCGAAAGGCAGATCGTCGCCCCCAGTTCCATCAGCGCCTGATTGAAGTCCCCCGGTTCCTCATCGCCCATCAGGTGCCGAGCCAGATTCTGCAATCGGCGGCGAGCGCGCGTGGAAGAGGGACGTGCCCGGATCCGGAATAGCCGGCAAAGGACGCGGACACAGTTTCCGTCCAGCACCGGCGTCGCCCTACCAAAGGCGATACTGGCGACGGCCGCAGCCGTATAGCTTCCCACTCCCGGTAGCCTTGCGAGGGACTCGGGCTCGCCGGGTATTTCCCCGCTGTAGTCCTGCACGATGACTCTTGCTGCCTCATGCAGGTAGCGGGCCCGACGGTAGTAGCCCAATCCCGCCCACACTTGGAGGACCTCATCGAGGCTGGCCGAGGCCAGATCCTGGACGGTGGGAAAGCGGGCGACGAAGCGCTCGAAGTAGGGCAGAACCGTCGCCACCCGCGTCTGCTGCAGCATGAATTCGGACACGAGGATACGGTACGGATCTCGTCCCGCTCGCCAGGGCAAGTCCCGCCGATGCTGGCGGTACCACCGGACGAGCTCCTTCCCCATCAGCGCAAGCGAGCGGGGTCTCACGAAGTGGGCTCCTCGGGGCTAGCCTGCGGCGACCGAAACTCCCAGCCTGTGGTAAACCGTGCGCCGCAATGAGGGCAGTGAAGTACCACCACGATCCGGTCGCCCTCGCGCTTCAGCCCAACGTGGAACCCGATGCTGTACCCGCACTCGCTACACGAGGTCCATTCTGAACCTGGGTTGAGGTAGGTCGCCTTCATCCGTGCATATTCCCCACGGTTGCTCGATTGGACTGTCCGACTTTCTCCATCCACGGCAAGAGGATCTCCGCCAGCTTGTCGAGGGCTGACCCGTGGAAAAGGTCGTGACCCTCGCCTTCGAGCACGACAAAATCTTTGGGTTTTCCTCCCCAGGCCTCGTACACCTGGCGGGCCCCAGCCATTGGCACCAGAGAGTCCTGGGAGCCCTGAACAAACAGGGCAGGAACTCGTTGACGCTCGGCGACCGCCCGCGCCGAGGTCATTGCCTCGGACATTTCGAAGAACAGCTGCACACTGATCCGATCGTGCACAAGGGGATCGCTCAGGTAATCGTGGACCACAGAGCTCTCAGGTGACAGAGAATCGATCGGCAATCCGTGCCGCATCGTGACGGCGGGGGCGACCCGCCGGAGGATCTTGCCCAGCAGGAGTTTCAGCCGGGGGATGTTTTCCGGAAGGGAGAAGGCGCCGGAGCAGAAGACGGCGCCGGCAAAAGACGCAGGCAAGCGCGCCAGGAAATGCAGCGCGATCAGGGCGCCCAGGCTTTGCCCGACGAGAACCGTTGGCCCCGGGCCTGCGGGCCCGAATCGCAGCCAGAACGTCTCCAGGTCGTCGAGAAAACGGTCGAAGCAGTCCACGTGCCCCCGCTTGCCCGCCGACCGCCCATGGCCGCGGTTGTCCATGGCGTACACGGCATACCCGTCCTGGCAGGCTCTCCGAGCAAACTCCTCGTAACGACCGCCGTGCTCGCCGAGCCCGTGGACGAGGAGGATGGCCCCCTCCGCAGGCCGGTCGGGTTGCCACAAGCGGAAGAACATGTCCTGGCCGTCTCGGCTCCGGAAGTAACCTGCTTGAAATTTCATCCTATCCTCCGCCTTTGCCGTTGCGGGAGCGCGCTCCCGGCAATCGAGTTCGACCGCTACGCCTCCGGTGCGTTTAACCCGATTCTCCACGCTCTAACGGCTCGATGTGGAAGCGGGAGAGGTCCCAGCTCTGCGCGGTCTCGTCATCAGGGAAGAAGACGCCCGTCGGCTGACCCTCTTTCTGGATCGCTACGTATTGGCCCTCCGCGGATGCGTACAGCTGCCCGTCCGCGTCGGACAGGGATGCGATCGTCAGGCAGAGGCGCTGGCGACGCTCTTTCAGCTGTGCGGACACTTTGACTGTGGACCCAATGGGTACAGGCCGGTGATAGCGGACCGACAGGCCAGCCGTGGCCACGATGCGCTGCAGACCTACGGCCGCCGCCCAGAACATCGCCTCGTCCATCAGGCTGGCGATAATCCCCCCGTGAAGCCAGGCCTGAAACCCGCAGTACTGGGGGAACGCGGTGAAGCGGATGACTACCGCATTGTTCTCCAGTTCTGGCTCCGCGTGCAGACCATTGGGGTTGTCCATACCGCAGACGAAGCAGTTCCGGTAACGCGGGAGTTTCATGGGTTCACCTCGGGTCCGTGGAAAGAACTCTCAGATCGGAGTGCAAGTGCCCGACCGAGCCAAAATTTACCCAGGCCATGCTCTACAATCAAGCCGTTTGCCAGCTACAGGGCCAAGAGGGGGTATAGAGGTCGGACCAGGGCGGAGTTCGGGAGGGACGGGGAAAGAGATTGATTTTCGGAGAGCTGGGGGGTATATTACAAGGTTCGAGACTCTGCCATCGGGACACCGGGAGGGAGATTCGCACGTTGGGCGAGCGGTACATTGAAATCTACGGGGCGAGGACCCACAACCTCAAGAACATTGATCTGCGGCTGCCCCGCAACCGGCTCATTGTGATCACCGGGGTATCCGGCTCAGGTAAGTCCAGCCTGGCTTTCGATACCCTCTACGCCGAGGGCCAGCGGCGCTATGTGGAGAGCCTCTCGTCCTACGCCCGGCAGTTCCTGGAGCGGATGGATCGTCCGGACGTGGACGAGATCCGCGGCATCTCGCCTGCTGTAGCAATTGAGCAGAAGAATCCCACGCGCAGCTCCCGGTCGACTGTCGGCACGGCCACCGAAGTCCACGATTACCTCCGCCTCCTTTTTGCCCGCATCGGCCGGACTTACTGTCCTGAATGCGGGATTGAGGTGCGCAAGGAGCAGGTCAGGGATGTTCTTGAGGCCCTGAAAGAGCTGCCCGAGGGCAGCAAGGTCTTAATCACCTTCCCGATGGAGGTTGACGGGAACGCCGAGGAAGCGTTGGTGTCGCTGCGGCAGAGGGGGTTTGTGCGGCTCCTGCGCTCCGACAACTCGGTGATCAGCCTGGACCAGGCTCGACCCGAAGACCTGGCGAGGGCAGAGGTGGTGGTAGACCGCCTCGTCGTGCGCCGGGGCGATGAAGCCCGCTGGGCCGACTCCGTGAGCCTCGCCTTCCGGGAAGGGAGCGGGGTCGCCACCCTTGTGGTGCCGGGGGAAGGGCGCCTGCGCTTCACCCAGCGCTTTGAGTGCTCTCGCTGCGGACGGAGCTTTCTCGAGCCCGAACCGCGGCTCTTTTCATTCAACAATCCCTTTGGGGCCTGCCCCACGTGCAAGGGATTCGGCGACCTCATCGAGGTGGATCTGGATCTGGTCGTCCCGGACAAGACACGCAGCATCCGCCAGGGAGCCATCGAGCCGTGGAACACACCTCTGTACTCCTACTTCTGGCGCGAACTGCTGCGGCACGGACCGCGCCGAGGGATCGACCTGGACAAGCCCTTCGCCGAGCTTTCGGAGCCTGAGCTCTCCTACGTGCTGCACGGCGATGGCGACTTCCCGGGCGTCTACGGATTCTTCGAGTGGCTCGAGACCAAGCGGTACAAGGTGGGGGTACGGGTGTTCCTGAGCCGTTACCGGGGCTACGTGCGGTGTCACGCCTGCAAGGGCACGCGGCTCCGTCCGGAAGCCCTTTACGTGAAGCTGAACGGGGCCACCATCGCCGATGTCTCTGCCATGACCATCTCGGAGGCGAGACGATTCTTTGACGAGCTGCAACTTTCCGAGTTTGAGGAACAAGTGGCAGGGACGATCCTGCGTGAGCTGCGCAATCGGCTCAGCTACCTGGAAGACGTCGGGCTCGGCTACCTGACCCTCGACCGTCGCACGGCCACCCTGTCGGGCGGCGAGTTCCAGAGGATTAACCTGGCCACCGCCCTCGGCTCCCAACTGGTGGGATCGTTGTACGTGCTCGATGAGCCTTCGATAGGGCTGCACCCGCGCGACACCCATCGCCTGGTGAACATTCTGCTTAAGCTGAGGGACATCGGCAATACGGTGCTGGTGGTCGAGCACGATCGCGATACCATGGAGATGGCCGACTACATCGTGGATCTCGGCCCGGGCGCAGGGGAGGCCGGGGGCCGCGTGGTTTTCCAGGGTACCTACGAGGACCTCCGTAGGGATGGCCGCTCCCTGACGGGCTCCTACTTACGCGGCAACCGACAGATTCCGCTCCCGGATGTACGGAGGTCACCGGCGGACAAATGGCTTGTGCTGCGAGGGGCGGCCGAGCACAACCTGAAGAACATCGATGTGGAGATCCCGCTCGGTCTGTTCGTGGTCGTCACGGGGGTATCGGGATCGGGCAAGAGCTCGCTGGTTCACGATGTGCTGTACACCGCCCTCAAGCGGAAGCTCGGCAGCTGGAAGGGGCGTGTGGGAAAGCACCGGGAGCTTCTGGGTGCCGAGCATCTGGACGACGTGGTGCTGGTGGATCAGTCGCCGATTGGCAAGACCCCGCGTTCTAACCCCGCCACCTACGTGAAGGCTTTTGACGGCATTCGCCAGCTCTTCGCGCAGACGCGCGCCGCCAGGGTGAGGGGTTTCGGCCCGGGCCACTTTTCCTTTAACATTCCCGGCGGACGCTGCGAGACCTGCGAAGGAGCAGGCGTAGTCAAGGTGGAGATGCAATTCCTTGCCGATCTCTACCTGCAGTGCGAGACGTGCGGCGGCAAACGCTATCGGAGCGAAGTCCTCGAGATCCGCTACCACGGTCGGAACATCTACGAGGTGCTGAACATGACCGTGGACGAAGCCCTGGCGTTTTTCCAAGGTCACCCGGCCATCACGCAGCGGCTGCAGCTCCTCCAGGATGTCGGGCTCGGCTATCTTCGCCTGGGCCAGCCGGCCACCACCCTGAGCGGCGGAGAGGCCCAGCGGGTGAAGCTCGCCGCCCATCTGGCCACCCGCCCAGGAGAACACATCCTGTACATCTTCGACGAGCCGACCACCGGGCTTCATTTCGAGGACATCCGGAAGCTTCTTTCGTGCTTCGACCGGCTGATCCAGGCCGGAAACAGCGTGCTGGTGATCGAGCACAACCTGGACGTGATCAAGTGTGCGGATTGGGTGATTGACCTCGGGCCGGAAGGAGGCGACGCGGGCGGCTACGTGGTGGCCTGCGGGCCGCCGGAACAAATCGCCGGCACAAGCGCTTCGTACACCGGCCAGTATCTCCGGAGGATCCTGTCATCCCGAGCGGCGTGAAAAACTTGCTCCTGACCGGTCGCCCAGGGGTGGGTAAGACCACGCTCATCCAGAGATTCCTGGAAGTGTCCGGCGTTCCGGCCGAGGGTTTCTTCACCGCGGAGATCCGAGAAGGCGGGCAAAGGACCGGGTTTGCCATTCGCTCCCTAAGGGGCGAGGAGGGGATTCTGGCCAGCGTGGCTTTGGGTGGACCGGCGCGCGTGGGCAAATACGGCGTGGACGTGGCGGAGGTGGAACGAGTGGGGGTGGCGGCCATCCGGCGCGGTCTGGAATCGGGCGCGCTGATCGTGATCGACGAGATCGGCAAGATGGAGCTCTACTCCCCGACGTTTCAGGAAGCGGTCTGGCAGGCTCTGGAGAGCGCCTGTCCGGTCCTGGGGACGATCACTCAGAGCGATCACCCCTTCGCGCGGCGGGTCAGGGCGCGAGACGATGTGCAGGTGGTGACGGTTACGCCTGCCAACCGGGAACGCTTGCTGGCCGAAGTCCTCCTGCCCTGGCACGACCGCTACGCCCGCCTGGGCAGTGGCGAGCGGCAGGCGGAAGGATCGGGATCAAGTTAGCAGGCAGAAGGCCGGAGAGAGGGGGAGGAGGGCGGAGGGTTCTTCTTTCCAGAGACGTTTCGCGGAGGAGGTGCTGCGATGTGGGTGGAGAGTCCGGAATACAAGGTTAAGGTGGGCCTGGCGGAGATGCTCAAGGGCGGCGTGATCATGGACGTGACCACGCCGGACCAGGCGCGCATCGCCGAGGATGCCGGCGCGGTGGCGGTAATGGCTCTGGAGCGCATCCCCGCAGATATCCGGGCCCAGGGCGGGGTGGCGCGCATGAGCGACCCGAAGGTGATCCGGGCCATCCAGGAGGCTGTCTCCATTCCCGTGATGGCCAAGTGCCGGATTGGCCACTTCGCCGAGGCTCAGGTCCTGGAAGCTCTCGGCGTTGACTTCATCGACGAGAGCGAGGTGCTTACGCCGGCCGACGAAGAGCATCACATCGACAAGTGGAAGTTCAAGGTCCCCTTCGTCTGCGGTTGCCGGGACTTGGGCGAGGCCTTGCGCCGCATCGCAGAGGGCGCGGCCATGATCCGCACCAAAGGGGAGGCAGGCACCGGCAACATCGTAGAAGCCGTGCGCCACATGCGGGCGGTGCAGCGGGAGATCCGCCGCTTGACCACCCTGGGCGACGAGGAACTTGTGGCCGAGGCTAAGAAACTGGGTGCCCCGGTCGAACTGGTGCGTTACGTACGGGATCACGGCCGACTGCCGGTTCCCAATTTCGCCGCCGGTGGAGTGGCCACGCCCGCCGATGCCAGCCTCATGATGCAGCTTGGTGCGGAAAGTGTGTTTGTCGGAAGCGGCATTTTCAAGTCCGAGAATCCGGCGGCGCGTGCCCGGGCCATCGTGCTCGCCACGACCCATTATCTGGACTTTGACCTCATCGCGCGTGTCTCGGAGGGGCTCGGCGAGGCCATGCGGGGGCTGGACCTCAAGGAGATCCCCGAGGAGCAGAGAATGGCAGGCAGGGGTTGGTGAAATGCGGATCGGTGTGCTGGCCCTGCAAGGCGACTTCGAAAGGCACCAACAGGCATTGCAGCGTCTGGGCATTGAGACGGTCCTCGTTCGGAAGCCGGGACAGCTTCTGGGCTGCGATGGACTGGTCCTCCCCGGTGGAGAGTCGACGACCTTCGTCCGCCTGATGCGCGAGGCAGAGCTTTGGGAGCCTCTCAAGCAGTTCTGCGATCAGTTCCCTGTGTTCGGAACGTGCGCCGGATTGATCGTGCTTGCGGCCGAACTGGTCAACCAAGCTGTGGACACCCTGGGGGCGATCGACATCTCCGTGCGGCGTAACGCCTACGGAA
It encodes:
- a CDS encoding FG-GAP-like repeat-containing protein, with amino-acid sequence MSSRRGTAAVLALVMTALVGGSWAWAAENGQNKFVKIFGTAMPDPVRTVWDLVYLPDLNDNGAPEILVACDAEDGSGGADFYIYERADNDRLEVVWHYRAADCNYEYGAGYGDADNDGLIEVIVCLNAVAGQNGLRFFEVDPTIEGYPLPDFPTSEIDLHNGVGADIDAPVATWDLDKDGKNELIVLETRLDEIWVLEETTGDISFPDFKVEMRDSTIGYSPWGLAIGDFDNDGYWDFAVGEYDYNGLIVFENTAPDSYAVRFYRKLTAPYADGVSLRSLLSYDFNNDGFAELVYPTYSDTGLVFIITNPGEIAEMDSSHVHPIAALGSRLAGADIGDQDFTGPGHDGRDIYIASRDDRTLYDIEYIGGDNGDVADPANWRVYAIFQVAQRFQDVCTGDFDMDGRREVAIGFAGSADPEGLIIVEHEPLPNFGVQAVWHDPTPQEDPNDPIKGNPRGFWAGSDVDRDGKKEIFATQYSGRIVGYEVVGDNTLELIFVDSTAKAVYTGSQPRHVVVGDFDGNGIEEVIFHMGGAVGTSPHADSVGFYFFEWNGNDNGFGAPEGGPTFILPDNQISPEITNTNATEHIWIADVDGDGHQELLLPSNGSGTGRNADFFTIVSCVDGTLASGFPVTKMEGYWDRAQMGIGGSPVGAIAADYDGDGVLEPVFLPWDLCKIVLFDAVKPDSFTFRTVRLDTTGPDGVFYVSVGHYDIDGDGAEELMGAMYDTPGWVFLVNVPRVTEGGLAALDPRNPHHVAKIREAAGGATFNNVLGDINGDGKAELFFCNYTRGQVNALAYNGVGDIMDPASWVTSEGFYDNSFVPKPKRQDYPDQASWEAALREWNDGDISLIHGSFGLKMADDLDGDGKKELVISTIQSYWSKTWLWVLEAGPTGVEMERWRVITPADYELAQNYPNPFNASTTIEYTLPLDKRVTVKIYNSLGQVVRVLVNNQLQAKGKHRVTWDGKDASGRPVASGTYVYSLEVGNFKL
- the mutY gene encoding A/G-specific adenine glycosylase, whose amino-acid sequence is MRPRSLALMGKELVRWYRQHRRDLPWRAGRDPYRILVSEFMLQQTRVATVLPYFERFVARFPTVQDLASASLDEVLQVWAGLGYYRRARYLHEAARVIVQDYSGEIPGEPESLARLPGVGSYTAAAVASIAFGRATPVLDGNCVRVLCRLFRIRARPSSTRARRRLQNLARHLMGDEEPGDFNQALMELGATICLSRNPRCEACPLISWCQGHKSGRAEAFPARKERPAVPVEDQVAGVIWKEQELLIVQRDERSLLGGLWEFPGGPRRGNQSFEESLLREIQAAVGLEVVIRGPLLFLTARYSHLQVRLYVYHCLYTSGNASPRRYQRVAWVRPQDLPNYPMSATTRRIASHLLARAFDLDTR
- a CDS encoding lysophospholipase, whose amino-acid sequence is MKFQAGYFRSRDGQDMFFRLWQPDRPAEGAILLVHGLGEHGGRYEEFARRACQDGYAVYAMDNRGHGRSAGKRGHVDCFDRFLDDLETFWLRFGPAGPGPTVLVGQSLGALIALHFLARLPASFAGAVFCSGAFSLPENIPRLKLLLGKILRRVAPAVTMRHGLPIDSLSPESSVVHDYLSDPLVHDRISVQLFFEMSEAMTSARAVAERQRVPALFVQGSQDSLVPMAGARQVYEAWGGKPKDFVVLEGEGHDLFHGSALDKLAEILLPWMEKVGQSNRATVGNMHG
- a CDS encoding PaaI family thioesterase; the protein is MKLPRYRNCFVCGMDNPNGLHAEPELENNAVVIRFTAFPQYCGFQAWLHGGIIASLMDEAMFWAAAVGLQRIVATAGLSVRYHRPVPIGSTVKVSAQLKERRQRLCLTIASLSDADGQLYASAEGQYVAIQKEGQPTGVFFPDDETAQSWDLSRFHIEPLERGESG
- the uvrA gene encoding excinuclease ABC subunit UvrA, which translates into the protein MGERYIEIYGARTHNLKNIDLRLPRNRLIVITGVSGSGKSSLAFDTLYAEGQRRYVESLSSYARQFLERMDRPDVDEIRGISPAVAIEQKNPTRSSRSTVGTATEVHDYLRLLFARIGRTYCPECGIEVRKEQVRDVLEALKELPEGSKVLITFPMEVDGNAEEALVSLRQRGFVRLLRSDNSVISLDQARPEDLARAEVVVDRLVVRRGDEARWADSVSLAFREGSGVATLVVPGEGRLRFTQRFECSRCGRSFLEPEPRLFSFNNPFGACPTCKGFGDLIEVDLDLVVPDKTRSIRQGAIEPWNTPLYSYFWRELLRHGPRRGIDLDKPFAELSEPELSYVLHGDGDFPGVYGFFEWLETKRYKVGVRVFLSRYRGYVRCHACKGTRLRPEALYVKLNGATIADVSAMTISEARRFFDELQLSEFEEQVAGTILRELRNRLSYLEDVGLGYLTLDRRTATLSGGEFQRINLATALGSQLVGSLYVLDEPSIGLHPRDTHRLVNILLKLRDIGNTVLVVEHDRDTMEMADYIVDLGPGAGEAGGRVVFQGTYEDLRRDGRSLTGSYLRGNRQIPLPDVRRSPADKWLVLRGAAEHNLKNIDVEIPLGLFVVVTGVSGSGKSSLVHDVLYTALKRKLGSWKGRVGKHRELLGAEHLDDVVLVDQSPIGKTPRSNPATYVKAFDGIRQLFAQTRAARVRGFGPGHFSFNIPGGRCETCEGAGVVKVEMQFLADLYLQCETCGGKRYRSEVLEIRYHGRNIYEVLNMTVDEALAFFQGHPAITQRLQLLQDVGLGYLRLGQPATTLSGGEAQRVKLAAHLATRPGEHILYIFDEPTTGLHFEDIRKLLSCFDRLIQAGNSVLVIEHNLDVIKCADWVIDLGPEGGDAGGYVVACGPPEQIAGTSASYTGQYLRRILSSRAA
- a CDS encoding NTPase, with the translated sequence MKNLLLTGRPGVGKTTLIQRFLEVSGVPAEGFFTAEIREGGQRTGFAIRSLRGEEGILASVALGGPARVGKYGVDVAEVERVGVAAIRRGLESGALIVIDEIGKMELYSPTFQEAVWQALESACPVLGTITQSDHPFARRVRARDDVQVVTVTPANRERLLAEVLLPWHDRYARLGSGERQAEGSGSS
- the pdxS gene encoding pyridoxal 5'-phosphate synthase lyase subunit PdxS; protein product: MWVESPEYKVKVGLAEMLKGGVIMDVTTPDQARIAEDAGAVAVMALERIPADIRAQGGVARMSDPKVIRAIQEAVSIPVMAKCRIGHFAEAQVLEALGVDFIDESEVLTPADEEHHIDKWKFKVPFVCGCRDLGEALRRIAEGAAMIRTKGEAGTGNIVEAVRHMRAVQREIRRLTTLGDEELVAEAKKLGAPVELVRYVRDHGRLPVPNFAAGGVATPADASLMMQLGAESVFVGSGIFKSENPAARARAIVLATTHYLDFDLIARVSEGLGEAMRGLDLKEIPEEQRMAGRGW
- the pdxT gene encoding pyridoxal 5'-phosphate synthase glutaminase subunit PdxT, which codes for MRIGVLALQGDFERHQQALQRLGIETVLVRKPGQLLGCDGLVLPGGESTTFVRLMREAELWEPLKQFCDQFPVFGTCAGLIVLAAELVNQAVDTLGAIDISVRRNAYGRQRESFVGEVALAFGEDRRPYEGVFIRAPKIVRVGPSVTVLGTHRDEPVLVTNGTVLAATFHPELTQDLRIHSLFVEMVRGSLASRKVVLD